A part of Lacibacter sp. H407 genomic DNA contains:
- the pgi gene encoding glucose-6-phosphate isomerase — MLSSINPTTTNAWKQLTAHAAQMKQVHMRDLFKADANRFKKFSTCENDMVFDYSKNIITEETMQLLLQLADECNVKEAIEKMFGGDVINHTEKRAVLHTALRNFSDKEVLVDGKNVMPDIKRVLEQMKNFCANIHSGEWKGYTGKKIKYIVNIGIGGSDLGPVMITEALKPYWVDGIETYFVSNVDGTHIAETLKKVTPDETLFLIASKTFTTQETMTNAHSARNWFLEHAKDEAHVAKHFAALSTNEKDVVKFGIDKANMFEFWDWVGGRYSLWSAIGLSIVLTIGYNNFEELLKGAYQADEHFRTEKFATNIPVIMALLGTWYVNFFDAKSEAILPYDQYLHRFAAYFQQGNMESNGKYVDRSGNKVDYSTGPIIWGEPGTNGQHSFYQLIHQGTHLIPADFIAPAISHNPLSDHHPKLMSNFFAQTEALMNGKSKEEVIAEGVKEELIPYKVFEGNRPTNSILLKKITPFTLGELVALYEHKIFVQGVIWNVYSFDQWGVELGKQLANKILPELITDDAVSSHDASTNALINLYKNFRK, encoded by the coding sequence ATGCTCTCATCGATTAACCCAACTACAACCAACGCCTGGAAACAATTAACTGCACATGCTGCACAAATGAAACAAGTGCACATGCGTGATCTGTTTAAAGCAGATGCCAATCGTTTTAAAAAGTTCAGCACTTGTGAAAATGACATGGTGTTTGATTATTCAAAGAATATCATCACGGAAGAAACGATGCAGTTACTGTTGCAACTTGCTGATGAATGCAACGTGAAAGAAGCCATTGAAAAAATGTTTGGGGGAGATGTGATCAATCATACCGAAAAGAGAGCTGTACTGCATACTGCACTTCGCAACTTTTCTGACAAAGAAGTGTTGGTTGATGGAAAGAATGTAATGCCCGACATTAAACGTGTATTGGAACAGATGAAAAACTTTTGTGCCAATATACACAGCGGCGAGTGGAAAGGCTATACGGGTAAGAAAATAAAATACATTGTCAATATTGGTATTGGTGGCAGTGATCTTGGCCCGGTAATGATCACAGAAGCATTAAAACCATATTGGGTGGATGGTATTGAAACTTATTTTGTCAGCAATGTTGATGGAACACATATTGCTGAAACCTTGAAGAAGGTTACACCCGATGAAACATTATTCCTTATTGCATCAAAAACATTTACCACGCAGGAAACTATGACCAATGCACACAGTGCAAGAAACTGGTTTTTAGAACATGCAAAAGATGAAGCACATGTAGCGAAACATTTTGCTGCCTTATCAACCAACGAAAAAGATGTGGTGAAGTTCGGCATTGATAAAGCCAACATGTTTGAATTCTGGGATTGGGTTGGTGGCCGTTACAGTTTGTGGAGTGCAATTGGTTTATCCATTGTATTAACGATTGGCTATAACAATTTTGAGGAATTACTGAAAGGTGCTTACCAGGCCGATGAACATTTCCGTACAGAAAAATTTGCAACAAATATCCCGGTGATCATGGCATTGCTCGGCACCTGGTATGTAAACTTCTTTGATGCAAAGAGTGAAGCAATTCTCCCCTACGATCAGTACCTGCATCGCTTTGCTGCTTATTTCCAGCAAGGCAATATGGAAAGCAATGGTAAGTATGTTGATCGCAGTGGCAATAAAGTAGATTACAGCACAGGCCCTATTATTTGGGGTGAGCCGGGTACCAATGGTCAGCATTCATTTTATCAATTGATTCACCAGGGCACACATTTAATTCCTGCTGATTTTATTGCACCGGCCATCAGTCATAATCCGCTGAGCGATCATCATCCAAAACTCATGAGTAATTTCTTTGCACAAACAGAAGCACTCATGAATGGCAAATCAAAAGAAGAAGTAATTGCTGAAGGCGTAAAAGAAGAATTGATTCCGTATAAAGTATTTGAAGGCAACCGCCCAACAAACTCTATTCTTCTGAAAAAGATCACACCATTTACCTTGGGTGAATTAGTAGCACTATATGAACACAAGATCTTTGTACAAGGAGTTATCTGGAATGTTTACAGCTTCGATCAATGGGGTGTTGAGCTGGGCAAACAACTGGCAAATAAAATTTTACCTGAGTTAATAACAGATGATGCAGTATCATCGCATGATGCATCCACCAACGCACTTATCAATTTGTATAAGAACTTCCGCAAATAA
- a CDS encoding 1-aminocyclopropane-1-carboxylate deaminase/D-cysteine desulfhydrase — protein MQTDAQKIYNSPVTWELNNGLFFSFIVARLDLLHPFVSGNKFFKLKYNLQRTIAENKQGIVTMGGAYSNHLAATAWACYENKLTSVGIIRGDIQNPLNNTLLFCQQHGMKLIAVDRGQYHRSSAIVQQIIASYDQYFFVPEGGDNEEGLQGCTEILSFLKDADSFTHIVCCMGTGTTFQGISRAAASDQTVIGIPVLKIKEADQLLFQQQQISNAAAAKQVILFDHAGAGYAKTSAQQLDFMNLFYQKTTIPTDIVYTGKLMQAVLQLAEQNYFTAADKVVVLHTGGLQGNNSIADGRLLF, from the coding sequence ATGCAAACAGATGCGCAAAAAATATACAACAGCCCGGTAACATGGGAATTGAACAACGGTTTATTCTTTTCATTTATTGTTGCACGGCTTGATCTGTTACATCCATTCGTATCTGGAAACAAATTTTTTAAACTGAAGTATAACCTTCAACGAACGATCGCTGAAAACAAACAGGGGATCGTTACAATGGGTGGTGCTTATTCCAATCACCTCGCAGCAACAGCATGGGCATGCTATGAAAATAAGTTGACATCGGTTGGCATTATCCGTGGAGATATACAAAACCCATTGAATAATACGTTATTGTTTTGTCAACAGCATGGCATGAAACTGATCGCTGTTGATCGAGGTCAATATCACCGAAGCAGTGCAATTGTACAACAGATCATTGCATCGTATGATCAATATTTTTTTGTACCCGAAGGAGGTGATAATGAAGAAGGGCTGCAGGGCTGCACAGAAATTCTATCATTTCTGAAAGATGCCGACTCCTTTACTCATATCGTTTGCTGTATGGGAACAGGTACAACATTTCAGGGTATTTCCAGAGCCGCTGCCAGTGATCAAACTGTTATTGGCATTCCGGTATTAAAAATTAAAGAAGCAGATCAACTATTATTTCAGCAGCAACAGATCAGCAATGCGGCTGCAGCAAAACAAGTGATCCTGTTTGATCATGCAGGAGCAGGTTATGCGAAAACATCTGCACAGCAACTTGATTTTATGAATTTGTTTTATCAAAAAACAACAATTCCAACCGATATTGTGTACACCGGCAAGTTGATGCAGGCTGTATTGCAACTGGCAGAACAGAATTATTTTACAGCAGCTGATAAGGTTGTTGTACTGCATACCGGTGGATTACAGGGGAATAACAGCATTGCAGATGGCCGGTTGTTATTCTGA
- a CDS encoding M57 family metalloprotease, which yields MRKLLSIIGVAAFAALFIVACSKAGKEDVQAEVSQETLNQISDLGFSTDNVIAADGGFVVEGDIFLSPADLKTKQTAHKLVVANAEQYRTTNLVSGPRNITVSVSGTNLPSNFLAAVDAAIARYNAENLTLTFSRVTSGGNINIRIVNTRQYIASAGFPSGGNPYGTINYAKTYTTYSLNFMTTVLAHEIGHCIGFRHTDYMDRSYSCGGGTANEGASTVGAIHIPGTPTVADPGSWMLACLSASTNRPFNNNDKTALSYLY from the coding sequence ATGAGAAAACTATTGTCAATTATTGGGGTTGCTGCATTCGCAGCACTTTTTATTGTGGCCTGTTCAAAAGCAGGTAAAGAAGATGTGCAAGCAGAAGTTTCGCAGGAAACGCTAAATCAAATTTCTGATCTCGGTTTTTCAACAGACAATGTGATCGCTGCTGATGGCGGTTTTGTAGTAGAGGGTGATATTTTTCTTTCACCTGCAGATTTAAAAACAAAGCAAACAGCCCATAAGCTTGTTGTAGCAAATGCAGAGCAGTACCGGACAACAAATCTTGTTAGCGGACCACGAAACATTACTGTAAGTGTTTCAGGTACTAATTTACCTTCTAATTTTTTAGCAGCAGTAGATGCGGCAATTGCCCGTTACAATGCCGAAAATCTCACTCTTACATTTTCCCGAGTAACAAGTGGCGGCAATATTAATATTAGGATTGTAAATACACGGCAATACATTGCCTCTGCTGGATTCCCAAGCGGTGGAAATCCTTATGGCACCATCAACTATGCAAAAACATATACTACTTATAGTCTTAATTTTATGACAACCGTTCTTGCACATGAAATCGGTCATTGCATTGGTTTCCGCCATACTGATTATATGGATCGTTCATATAGCTGCGGTGGTGGTACTGCAAATGAAGGCGCAAGTACTGTAGGTGCAATTCATATTCCTGGGACCCCTACTGTAGCTGACCCGGGTTCTTGGATGTTAGCTTGCTTAAGTGCATCTACAAATCGTCCGTTTAATAACAACGATAAAACAGCTTTAAGTTATCTCTATTAA
- a CDS encoding bifunctional riboflavin kinase/FAD synthetase, protein MKVYRSLQQLPVFNRAVLTIGTFDGVHLGHQQIIRQLLMEAEETGGESVLISFYPHPRKIVQPDRQIAELTTLDERIELLKRQGLDNLVVVPFNKEFSEQPAEEYIKRFLVDRFHPACIIIGYDHKFGNNREGDYRLLEQMGEQYNYVVKEIPQQLINEVAISSTKIRNALSNGDVETANQLLGYPYFFKGNVIEGNKLGRKLGYPTANLQIQDPDKLVPANGVYAVEAQIEGETSMLKGMMNIGNRPTVDGTRRSIEVHLFDFDKDIYNRHLKVHVRFHLRNEVKFDGLDKLIEQLHKDKEISISKLADT, encoded by the coding sequence ATGAAGGTTTACAGAAGTCTGCAGCAGTTGCCCGTTTTTAACAGGGCCGTTCTTACCATCGGCACTTTCGATGGTGTGCATCTTGGTCATCAGCAGATCATTCGCCAGTTATTGATGGAAGCGGAAGAAACGGGCGGAGAATCGGTGCTGATCAGTTTTTATCCACACCCCCGGAAGATCGTTCAGCCCGACAGACAAATCGCTGAACTCACCACATTAGATGAGCGGATCGAACTATTGAAACGACAGGGTTTGGACAATCTTGTTGTGGTTCCTTTCAACAAAGAATTTTCAGAACAACCCGCAGAAGAATATATCAAGCGTTTTTTGGTCGATCGTTTTCATCCAGCATGTATCATTATTGGTTACGATCATAAGTTTGGCAACAACCGTGAAGGTGATTATCGTTTATTGGAACAGATGGGTGAGCAATATAACTATGTGGTGAAAGAAATTCCGCAGCAGTTGATCAATGAAGTAGCCATCAGCTCCACCAAAATCAGAAACGCACTTTCCAATGGCGATGTTGAAACGGCCAATCAATTACTGGGCTATCCTTATTTCTTTAAAGGAAATGTGATTGAAGGAAATAAACTCGGTCGCAAACTTGGCTACCCTACTGCCAACCTGCAGATACAGGATCCTGATAAATTAGTTCCGGCCAATGGCGTGTATGCCGTAGAAGCGCAGATTGAAGGTGAAACAAGCATGCTGAAAGGAATGATGAACATTGGCAACCGTCCAACGGTGGATGGTACACGCAGAAGTATTGAAGTGCATTTATTTGATTTTGATAAAGACATTTACAATCGTCATTTAAAAGTGCATGTTCGTTTTCACTTGCGGAACGAAGTGAAATTTGACGGACTGGATAAACTCATTGAACAATTACATAAAGACAAAGAAATTTCGATCAGTAAACTGGCTGATACCTAA
- the lipB gene encoding lipoyl(octanoyl) transferase LipB — translation MKQTVLFEDLGAMPYKEAWDYQESLLTENLAIKAELRNKANSTEPIVDDVHHSPLTTHHHLLLVEHPPVYTLGKSGDVKNILISEEDRLQKGIEFYPTNRGGDITFHGPQQIVGYPILDLEKFETDIGKYLRKLEEVIILTMAEYGLKGKRSKGETGVWLDPDVKGKERKICAMGVRCSRWITMHGFAFNVNTDLNYFNHIIPCGIENKAVTSLQKELGAPVDFEEAKEKVKQKFENVFDVTLKGLGVVQ, via the coding sequence ATGAAGCAAACGGTTCTATTTGAAGATCTAGGTGCAATGCCCTACAAAGAAGCATGGGATTACCAGGAATCTTTATTGACTGAAAATCTGGCGATCAAAGCAGAGTTACGCAATAAAGCCAATAGCACTGAGCCGATAGTTGATGATGTTCACCACTCGCCACTCACCACCCACCATCATTTGCTTTTAGTAGAACATCCTCCCGTATACACACTTGGCAAAAGCGGCGACGTGAAAAATATCTTGATCTCGGAAGAAGATCGTTTACAAAAAGGGATCGAGTTTTATCCAACCAATCGTGGCGGCGATATCACCTTCCATGGTCCGCAACAAATCGTTGGTTATCCGATTCTTGATCTGGAAAAATTTGAAACAGATATTGGGAAATACCTGCGCAAACTGGAAGAGGTGATTATTTTAACCATGGCAGAGTATGGATTAAAAGGAAAGCGCAGCAAAGGTGAAACTGGCGTGTGGCTTGATCCGGATGTAAAAGGAAAAGAACGAAAAATTTGTGCAATGGGAGTGCGTTGCAGCCGTTGGATAACCATGCATGGATTTGCATTCAATGTAAATACAGATTTGAACTATTTCAACCACATTATTCCATGCGGTATTGAAAATAAAGCCGTCACTTCCTTACAAAAAGAATTAGGAGCTCCTGTTGATTTTGAAGAGGCAAAAGAAAAAGTAAAACAAAAATTTGAGAACGTATTTGATGTTACGTTAAAGGGGCTTGGCGTAGTACAGTAA
- a CDS encoding nucleotidyltransferase family protein yields the protein MQPTLLILAAGMASRYGSMKQMEGFGPSGETIMDYSIYDAIRAGFGKIVFIIRKDFADNFKAVFEPKLKGRVEIDYVYQQLDSFTDGYDVPATRTKPWGTAHAILCAKDTIKEPFAVINADDFYGRDAFEKAFTFLTTECSPQKQAIIGYELARTLSANGTVSRGVCEVDAANNLVSISERTKIYGEGDKIVYEDANGKHEVPFNSSVSMNFWCFDASVFSVTANLFETFLQQHGQEEKSEFFIPIVADTYIKEGLGVVKVIPTSSQWFGVTYKEDAPGVQKSVDELVAAGEYPSSLWG from the coding sequence ATGCAACCAACTTTATTGATTTTAGCAGCAGGAATGGCCAGCCGTTATGGCAGCATGAAGCAGATGGAAGGGTTTGGTCCCTCAGGCGAAACTATTATGGATTATTCCATTTATGATGCCATTCGTGCAGGCTTTGGAAAGATCGTATTTATCATCCGCAAAGATTTTGCAGATAATTTCAAAGCTGTATTTGAACCCAAACTGAAAGGCCGTGTTGAAATTGATTATGTATATCAGCAACTCGATTCATTTACAGATGGGTACGATGTTCCCGCAACACGTACAAAGCCATGGGGTACTGCGCATGCTATTCTTTGTGCAAAAGATACTATCAAGGAACCATTTGCGGTGATCAATGCAGATGATTTTTATGGACGTGATGCATTTGAAAAAGCGTTTACGTTTTTAACAACAGAATGCAGTCCGCAAAAGCAGGCGATCATTGGTTACGAGCTTGCACGAACGCTGAGTGCAAATGGAACTGTAAGTCGTGGTGTGTGTGAAGTAGATGCAGCAAATAACCTGGTTAGTATTTCAGAGCGTACCAAGATCTATGGCGAAGGCGATAAGATCGTGTATGAAGATGCTAACGGAAAGCACGAAGTACCTTTTAACTCCAGTGTAAGTATGAACTTCTGGTGTTTTGATGCTTCTGTTTTTTCGGTAACCGCCAACTTGTTCGAAACATTTCTTCAACAGCACGGACAGGAAGAGAAATCAGAATTCTTTATTCCGATTGTTGCGGATACCTATATTAAAGAAGGACTTGGTGTGGTTAAAGTAATTCCAACATCATCACAATGGTTTGGTGTTACGTATAAAGAAGATGCGCCGGGTGTGCAGAAAAGTGTAGATGAACTTGTAGCTGCAGGAGAATATCCATCTTCGTTGTGGGGTTAA
- a CDS encoding RluA family pseudouridine synthase — translation MKEEEILEQDSELENGDGSEELYERKRFVVSKGQEPLRIDKYLMTKIEGATRNKVQRGIETGLVLVNNEIVKANYKVRPDDEIITFSDTAPEDTEIKPEELPLNIVFEDESVVVVNKVAGMVMHPGSGNYSGTLVNGIVWYLKQQQPELTADQLPRFGMVHRIDKNTSGLVVLAKNEQASVHLAKQFFDHTVERKYIALVWGDIKEDSGTITGHVGRHQRFRKIMDVYPDGEYGKEATTHYTVLERFGYTTLVECRLETGRTHQIRVHMQHVGHPLFNDDTYGGDRIVKGTVYTKYKQFVDNCFAICSRQALHAQTLGFTHPKTQKRILFESELATDMQKVIEKWRVYTKAKNLTGDDE, via the coding sequence ATGAAAGAAGAAGAAATACTCGAACAGGATAGTGAACTGGAAAACGGTGATGGTTCGGAAGAGTTATATGAACGAAAGCGTTTTGTGGTGAGCAAAGGGCAAGAACCGTTGCGTATCGACAAATACCTGATGACCAAAATTGAAGGCGCTACCCGAAACAAAGTGCAACGGGGAATTGAAACAGGCCTGGTATTAGTTAACAATGAAATTGTAAAAGCGAATTACAAAGTACGCCCCGATGATGAGATCATCACTTTTTCTGATACAGCACCGGAAGATACTGAGATCAAACCGGAAGAACTGCCACTCAATATTGTATTTGAAGATGAATCGGTGGTGGTTGTAAATAAAGTAGCAGGCATGGTGATGCACCCCGGCAGTGGTAATTACAGCGGCACGCTTGTAAACGGAATTGTGTGGTATCTCAAACAACAGCAACCGGAATTAACAGCCGATCAATTACCACGCTTTGGCATGGTCCATCGTATTGATAAAAACACAAGTGGATTGGTGGTGCTTGCAAAAAATGAACAGGCAAGTGTGCATTTGGCCAAACAGTTTTTTGATCATACAGTTGAGCGAAAATACATTGCGTTGGTTTGGGGCGATATAAAAGAAGACAGCGGCACCATTACGGGACATGTAGGCCGACATCAACGTTTCCGCAAGATCATGGATGTATATCCTGATGGAGAATATGGGAAAGAAGCTACAACTCACTATACAGTACTGGAGCGTTTCGGTTATACAACACTGGTAGAATGCAGGCTTGAAACCGGTCGTACACACCAGATACGTGTTCACATGCAGCATGTTGGTCACCCGTTGTTTAATGATGATACCTATGGCGGCGACCGAATTGTAAAAGGAACGGTTTACACCAAGTACAAACAGTTTGTCGATAATTGTTTTGCCATCTGTTCACGACAAGCTTTGCATGCGCAAACCTTAGGATTCACGCATCCGAAAACGCAGAAGCGGATATTGTTTGAAAGTGAGTTGGCAACTGATATGCAGAAAGTGATCGAGAAATGGCGGGTGTATACAAAGGCGAAGAATTTAACGGGAGATGATGAATAA
- a CDS encoding M57 family metalloprotease, which yields MRKIVFVFTALAFSALFIVACKKAAKETLASEVPQDVLNQIAAQGFSTEGVVQTEGGYIVEGDILLTPDNLKQTPTSNELIYANEEHYRTTYLVTGLPRTITVKLNTTQANFVSATDEAIRRYNALNLRVKFQRITGTATANINIVTYYQVSNTLGSAGFPTSSGNPYSQIQMNRYWYTPSIAVNALATTIAHEMGHCIGFRHTDYMNRSYSCGGSAVNEGSAGVGAVYIPGTPSGPSAGSWMLACGSTSSSFNRPFTSADQTALNYVY from the coding sequence ATGAGAAAAATTGTTTTTGTTTTCACAGCGCTTGCATTTTCTGCATTATTTATTGTTGCATGTAAGAAAGCTGCAAAAGAAACGCTTGCATCTGAAGTGCCGCAGGATGTATTAAACCAGATCGCCGCACAAGGTTTTTCAACCGAAGGGGTTGTTCAAACGGAGGGAGGGTATATTGTTGAAGGAGATATTCTTCTTACCCCAGACAACCTGAAGCAAACGCCAACTTCGAATGAGTTGATCTATGCGAATGAAGAACATTATCGCACAACTTATCTTGTTACAGGTTTGCCAAGAACGATCACGGTAAAGCTGAATACCACACAAGCAAATTTTGTATCGGCAACAGATGAGGCCATTCGCCGTTACAATGCGTTAAACCTGCGTGTAAAGTTTCAACGTATTACCGGAACAGCAACTGCCAACATCAACATTGTTACCTATTACCAGGTAAGTAACACATTGGGGTCTGCCGGATTTCCAACCAGCAGCGGAAATCCTTACAGTCAGATTCAAATGAACCGGTATTGGTACACACCAAGTATTGCTGTAAATGCATTGGCTACAACTATTGCACATGAGATGGGGCATTGTATCGGTTTCCGTCATACAGATTATATGAACCGCTCTTACAGTTGCGGTGGTTCTGCAGTAAATGAAGGCTCGGCAGGTGTTGGTGCTGTTTATATTCCGGGTACTCCATCAGGACCAAGTGCCGGTTCATGGATGCTTGCCTGCGGAAGTACCTCTTCTTCATTCAACCGTCCGTTTACAAGTGCTGATCAAACGGCATTGAATTACGTTTATTAA
- a CDS encoding S8 family peptidase, translating to MSVVSAAQVTDKKIVDKLLPLFKEQMRFSKPTGKGLYTVAVTDLQQFEKLLQKNKSVQLISTYAPAKIVVIECSWSDLEKIISDAIVLAVDATKKAKEELLFGFVDYAANRISTIHNRFSLFNAAGINLSVKEQKFDTSDIDFKGRILPSTFAATTVSGHASIMATMMAGGGNTWYNTKGAAWGSRISSASFDNLLPEPNSYYNSSSILVQNHSYGTVAESYYGAEAAAYDASVINNPSLVHIFSAGNSGTQTPATGPYATVTGYSNLTGNFKHAKNIITVGHTDSFGVVLSPSSKGPAFDGRVKPELVAFGEDGSSGAAALVSGIAGVLHHTYKQQNNGNTAPASLIKAVLLNSADDVESPGIDFKSGYGNANAFNAVNTIVQGHHFTGLVSASTQQQFNITIPAGIKQLKVTLVWSDPQSTPNTTKALLNDLDLELTHTASSTTWQPWVLNSTASMAAIQQLPVRKRDSLNVVEQISIDNPAVGDYIITVKGFSVPAGAQTFSIAYQFDTADTFRWDFPTSSDHLFPNQTNVLRFKSGYSAATGQLEMSTDAGSNWQTVDNNVDLSNGYYKLSTLDLISKALLRMRINTNIYASDTFTISKRIGTAVGFACVDSFLLLWDKVPSAAAYRIRQLGNQYMEPLLVTTDTFAILSTVNSAAKHYSITAIIDGKETVGSYTFNYETAGTGCYVKAFLADLNLNNEAALLLELGTTLRIKRISFEKQLANGFTSIAAFTTINQLQYSATDQNLHAGSNRYRAVLELTDGRLIYSEIATLYFTGNKPAVVYPNPVPRNGSLTVLTEQDEDMLFQLIDTYGRVVLQNQLNDYPQQISVNNLAKGMYYFRLLKKNKKVQTGIVIIN from the coding sequence ATGAGCGTTGTTTCAGCCGCACAGGTAACTGACAAAAAAATTGTGGATAAGTTATTGCCTTTGTTCAAGGAGCAAATGAGGTTTTCAAAACCAACCGGCAAAGGTTTGTATACAGTTGCAGTAACGGATCTTCAACAATTTGAAAAACTCCTGCAAAAAAACAAATCGGTTCAACTCATTTCTACCTATGCACCGGCAAAAATTGTGGTGATTGAATGCAGTTGGAGCGACCTTGAAAAAATTATCTCCGATGCTATTGTACTTGCAGTTGATGCAACAAAAAAAGCAAAAGAAGAATTGTTATTTGGTTTTGTTGACTATGCAGCCAACAGAATATCAACCATTCATAACCGTTTCTCATTATTCAATGCTGCGGGTATCAATCTTTCAGTAAAGGAGCAAAAGTTCGACACGAGTGATATTGATTTTAAAGGACGCATCCTCCCTTCAACATTTGCTGCAACAACTGTATCAGGTCATGCATCGATCATGGCAACGATGATGGCTGGTGGTGGTAATACATGGTATAATACAAAAGGTGCTGCATGGGGCAGCCGCATCAGTTCGGCCAGCTTTGACAATCTTTTACCTGAACCCAACAGCTATTATAACTCTTCCTCTATTCTTGTACAGAACCATTCGTATGGAACTGTTGCAGAAAGTTATTATGGCGCTGAGGCAGCGGCTTACGATGCATCTGTGATCAACAATCCTTCATTGGTTCATATTTTTTCGGCAGGCAACTCAGGAACACAAACTCCTGCCACCGGACCTTACGCAACTGTTACAGGTTATTCAAATCTCACCGGCAATTTCAAACATGCAAAAAATATTATTACGGTTGGCCATACCGATTCGTTTGGTGTAGTATTGTCGCCAAGCTCAAAAGGTCCTGCATTTGATGGAAGAGTAAAGCCGGAGCTGGTTGCGTTTGGAGAAGATGGAAGTTCTGGTGCGGCTGCTTTGGTATCGGGTATTGCAGGTGTGTTGCATCATACCTACAAACAACAAAACAATGGGAATACGGCACCTGCTTCACTCATTAAAGCAGTTTTGTTGAACAGTGCAGATGATGTTGAATCGCCCGGTATTGATTTTAAATCGGGGTATGGAAATGCAAATGCATTCAACGCTGTCAATACAATTGTGCAAGGGCATCATTTTACCGGATTGGTTTCTGCATCAACACAACAACAATTCAACATAACAATTCCTGCAGGCATCAAGCAATTGAAAGTAACATTGGTGTGGAGCGATCCGCAGTCAACTCCCAATACAACAAAAGCGTTACTGAATGATCTTGATCTGGAACTCACGCACACAGCTTCATCAACTACATGGCAACCATGGGTGTTGAACAGTACAGCATCTATGGCTGCTATTCAACAATTGCCTGTTCGTAAAAGAGACAGTTTGAATGTAGTTGAACAAATCAGCATTGATAATCCGGCAGTTGGTGATTATATAATTACAGTAAAAGGGTTTTCTGTTCCTGCCGGTGCACAAACATTTTCCATAGCTTATCAATTTGATACAGCTGATACATTCCGTTGGGATTTTCCCACTTCATCTGATCATCTGTTTCCCAATCAAACCAATGTGCTTCGTTTTAAATCGGGTTATAGTGCAGCAACAGGGCAATTAGAAATGAGTACAGATGCCGGGAGTAATTGGCAAACAGTTGATAACAATGTGGATCTTTCAAATGGTTATTATAAACTTTCAACCCTTGACCTTATCAGTAAAGCATTGTTGCGAATGCGCATTAACACTAACATTTACGCATCCGATACATTTACAATTTCAAAACGTATTGGAACAGCAGTAGGTTTTGCTTGTGTTGATTCCTTTTTATTATTGTGGGATAAAGTTCCTTCAGCCGCAGCTTACCGCATCCGCCAATTGGGAAATCAATATATGGAACCATTGCTGGTAACAACTGATACATTTGCAATTCTCTCTACAGTAAACAGCGCTGCCAAACATTATTCTATTACAGCCATCATTGACGGGAAAGAAACAGTAGGCAGTTATACATTCAATTATGAAACAGCAGGAACCGGTTGCTATGTGAAAGCATTTCTTGCCGACCTCAACCTAAACAATGAAGCTGCTTTGCTGCTTGAGTTGGGAACTACATTGCGCATCAAACGAATCTCGTTTGAAAAACAATTGGCGAATGGTTTTACTTCGATCGCAGCATTTACTACCATCAATCAATTGCAATACTCAGCAACAGATCAAAACTTACATGCAGGAAGTAATCGTTACAGAGCCGTGCTGGAATTAACCGATGGCCGGTTGATCTATTCAGAAATTGCAACACTTTATTTTACAGGAAATAAGCCTGCTGTTGTTTACCCTAACCCTGTGCCGAGAAACGGATCGTTGACTGTTCTTACCGAACAGGATGAAGATATGCTTTTCCAATTGATCGATACGTATGGACGGGTAGTATTACAAAATCAACTGAATGATTATCCTCAACAAATCTCCGTTAACAATCTTGCAAAAGGAATGTATTACTTCCGCCTGTTGAAGAAAAATAAAAAAGTACAAACTGGTATAGTTATTATCAACTAA